Proteins encoded in a region of the Oncorhynchus clarkii lewisi isolate Uvic-CL-2024 unplaced genomic scaffold, UVic_Ocla_1.0 unplaced_contig_359_pilon_pilon, whole genome shotgun sequence genome:
- the LOC139394332 gene encoding zinc finger protein 135-like isoform X3: MSLLSYTENCLTEKGNLMGEETVTVKKEVEGEAVTVKEEGEEAFSVKEEEDVTVKEEEDTVFVMKEEDGEMTVTVKEEEDVFGVKEEEGEITVTLEEDEEEKTGELINTSKNRKRPASHSDRRKSPSGEPDPETPKPARRHHCSLCNMSFKWSWKLKEHKRTHVGEKPFQCSQCGKSFTLLGSLNKHKRIHTGEKPYHCSQCGNNFMWLGSLNKHKRIHSGEKPFPCSHCGKNFRLLDTLKEHERTHTGEKPYHCSQCGNSFSQLGNLNKHKKIHSGEKPYPCSHCGKNFRLLDNLKEHERTHTGEKPYQCSQCGKDFTQLGNLKKHEIIHSRDKPYHCAHCEKRFTQLGSLNKHKRIHSGEKPYPCSHCGKNFRLLDNLKEHERTHTGEKPYHCAQCGKDFTKLGNLKEHERTHTGEKPYHCSHCGNSFIQLGNLNKHKRIHSGEKP; encoded by the exons atgagttTACTAAGCTACACTGAGAATTGCTTGACGGAGAAAGGAAATCTCATGGGAGAGGAGACTGTTACCGTCAAGAAAGAAGTAGAaggtgaggctgttacagtgaaagaagaagggGAAGAGGCTTTCagcgtgaaagaggaggaggatgttacagtgaaGGAAGAGGAAGATACAGTTTTTGTAatgaaggaggaggatggggagatgactgtcacagtgaaagaggaggaagacgtttttggagtgaaggaggaagagggggagattactgtcacattggaggaggacgaagaagagaagactggagaactgattaacaccagtaaaaaca GAAAGAGACCAGCCTCTCACTCTGACAGACGGAAGagtccttcaggggaaccagacccagagactcCCAAACCAGCGAGACGACATCACTGCTCCCTGTGTAATATGAGTTTTAAGTGGTCATGGAAGCTGAAAGAGCATAAAAGGACACACGTAGGAGAAAAGCCattccaatgctcccagtgtggaaagagttttactttGTTAGGGAGCCTGAACAAacataagagaatacacacaggagaaaagccttatcactgctcccaatgtggaaataATTTTATGTGGTTAGGGAGCCTGAACAAACATAAGCGAATACACTCGGGAGAGAAGCCTTTCCCCTGTTCCCATTGTGGAAAGAATTTTAGGTTGTTAGATACCCTGAAGGAGcacgagaggacacacacaggggaaaaaccttaccattgctcccagtgtggaaatagTTTTTCCCAGTTAGGGAACctaaacaaacacaaaaaaatacactcTGGAGAGAAACCGTACCCCTGTTCCCATTGTGGAAAGAATTTTAGGTTGTTAGATAATCTGAAAGAgcatgagagaacacacacaggggagaaaccttaccaatgctcccagtgtggaaaggattTTACCCAGTTAGGAAACCTAAAAAAGCATGAGATAATCCACTCTAGAGATAAGCCTTACCACTGCGCCCATTGTGAAAAGAGATTTACCCAGTTAGGGAGCCTGAACAAACATAAGAGAATACactctggagagaagccttaccctTGTTCCCATTGTGGGAAGAATTTTAGGTTGTTAGATAATCTGAAggagcatgagaggacacacacaggggagaaaccttacCATTGCGCCCAGTGTGGAAAGGATTTTACCAAGTTAGGGAACCTAAAagagcatgagaggacacacacaggggagaagccttatcactgctcCCATTGTGGAAATAGTTTTATCCAGCTAGGGAACCTGAATAAACATAAGAGAATACactctggagagaagccttaa
- the LOC139394332 gene encoding zinc finger protein 271-like isoform X1 — protein MTVTVKEEEDVFGEKEEEEGEMTVTVKEEEDVFGGKEEGEITVTLEDEEEQKTGDLINTSNYRERPDSHSDSRKSPSGEPDPETPKPVRRHHWSQCKKSFKWLWKLKSHDRTDTGGKTSQCSQCGKSFTRLGNLKRHERIHTGEKPFQCAQCGKSFTRLGSLKEHKIIHTGEKPFQCSRCGKGFRWLGNLKKHERTHTGEKPFQCSQCGKSFPQLGSLKEHERTHTGETSYHCSLCGKDFTKLRNLIKHTELHTGEKPFQCSQCGKGFTRLGNLKDHKRVHTGEKPYQCSQCGKSFTRLRSLNEHKLIHTGEKRFQCSQCGKGFTLLGSLKKHERTHTGEKPFQCSHCGKSFTQLGSLKVHERAHTGETSYHCSLCGKNFTKLGNLKKHKQLHTGEKPFQCSQCGKGFTRLGNLKDHKRVHTGEKPFQCSQCGKNFTWLGNLKKHERTHTGEKPFQCSKCGNSFKRLGSLKEHERTHTWETAYHCSMCGKNFTKLGNLNKHEKLHTGKKTFQCTQCGKGFTRLGNLKDHKRTHTREKPFQCSQCGKGFTQIGNLKRHEKIHTGEKSFHCPQCGKDFTQLVNLKRHERTHTVLTTTPGVGNGSKNRTENRVRTETTKKQKQNQNRERK, from the coding sequence gagagagaccggactctcactctgacagcaggaagagtccttcaggggaaccagacccagagacgcCCAAACCAGTGAGACGACATCACTGGTCCCAGTGTAAAAAGAGTTTTAAGTGGTTATGGAAGCTGAAAAGTCATGATAGAACAGACACAGGTGGGAAGACTTCACAATGttcccaatgtggaaagagttttacccggttagggaacctgaaaaggcatgagagaatacacacaggagagaaacctttccaATGTgcccaatgtggaaagagttttacacgGTTAGGGAGCCTGAAAGAACATAaaataatacacacaggagagaagcctttccaatgCTCCCGGTGTGGAAAGGGCTTTAGGTGGTTAGGGAACCTGAAAAAgcatgagagaacacacacgggagagaaaccgttccaatgctcccagtgtggaaagagttttccACAGTTAGGGAGCTTGAAGGAGCatgaaaggacacacacaggggagacatCTTACCATTGCTCCCTGTGTGGAAAGGATTTTACCAAGCTAAGGAACCTAATAAAACATACAGAattacacacaggagagaagcctttccaatgctcccagtgtgggaagGGTTTTACACGGTTAGGGAACCTGAAGGATCACAAAagagtacacacaggagagaagccttaccaatgttcccagtgtggaaagagttttacacgGTTACGGAGCCTGAACGAACATAAattaatacacacaggagagaagcgtTTCCAATGTTCtcagtgtggaaagggttttacccTGTTAGGGAGCCTGAAAAAgcatgagagaacacacacaggagaaaagccgtTCCAATGctcccattgtggaaagagttttacacaATTGGGGAGCTTGAAGGTGCATGAAAGGGCACACACAGGGGAGACATCTTACCATTGCTCTCTGTGTGGAAAGAATTTTACCAAGTTAGGGAACCTAAAAAAacataaacaattacacacaggagagaaacctttccaatgctcccagtgtgggaagGGTTTTACACGGTTAGGGAACCTGAAGGATCATAAAagagtacacacaggagagaagcctttccaatgttcGCAGTGTGGAAAGAATTTTACATGGTTAGGAAACCTGAAAAAgcatgagagaacacacacaggagagaagccattcCAATGCTCCAAGTGTGGAAATAGTTTTAAAAGGTTAGGGAGCCTGAAGGAGCATGAAAGGACACACACATGGGAGACAGCTTACCATTGTTCTATGTGTGGAAAGAATTTTACCAAGTTAGGGAACCTAAACAAACATGAAAAATTACACACAGGAAAGAAGACTTTCCAATGCACCCAGTGTGGGAAGGGTTTTACACGGTTAGGGAACCTGAAAGATCACAAAAGAACACACACAAgagagaagcctttccaatgttcccagtgtggaaagggttttacccAGATAGGGAACCTGAAAAGGCAtgagaaaatacacacaggagaaaaatcTTTCCATTGTCCGCAGTGTGGAAAGGATTTTACCCAGTTGGTGAACCTGAAAAGGcacgagagaacacacacagtttTAACAACGACCCCAGGAGTTGGAAACGGTtcgaagaacagaacagaaaaccgCGTGAGAACAGAAACAAcgaagaaacagaaacagaaccaGAACCGGGAAAGAAAGTGA